In Panacibacter ginsenosidivorans, the following proteins share a genomic window:
- a CDS encoding lipocalin-like domain-containing protein, translated as MKAKITAIIISATIVSCSTATQKENIPEKDIPIQGTWKLITGITIEKNDSTVTDYTAGKSFIKVINDSHFAFMGHDLTKGKDSAAFYSSGGGKYELNDSTYTEHLEYCNDRQWEGNDFHFTVTINNDTLVQQGIEKIDSIGVNRINIEKYVRVK; from the coding sequence ATGAAAGCAAAAATCACAGCTATAATAATAAGCGCAACTATAGTCTCTTGCAGTACTGCTACACAAAAAGAAAATATACCTGAAAAAGATATTCCTATTCAGGGCACCTGGAAATTAATTACAGGAATCACGATAGAAAAAAATGATTCTACTGTTACCGATTATACAGCTGGAAAATCTTTTATAAAAGTGATTAATGATTCACACTTTGCTTTTATGGGTCATGATCTTACGAAAGGAAAAGATTCAGCAGCGTTTTATTCATCAGGCGGTGGAAAATATGAATTGAATGATAGCACTTACACAGAACATCTCGAATACTGCAACGACAGGCAGTGGGAGGGAAATGATTTTCATTTCACTGTTACTATAAACAACGATACACTTGTTCAGCAAGGCATTGAAAAGATCGACAGTATTGGTGTGAACAGGATAAATATTGAAAAGTATGTTCGTGTTAAATAA
- a CDS encoding amidohydrolase: MKQAIILFLILPSFAHAQTNEAALNENVKAIMPKVVEWRRYFHQNPELSNREYKTGAFVADYLKSLGLEVKYPVAKTGVVAILKGGKPGPVIALRADMDALPVTERNNLPFKSVVTDTFNNQTVGVMHACGHDSHMAMLMGTATVLSKMKKDIQGTVVFLFQPAEEGAPAGEEAGAPLMVKEGVLDNPKVEAVFGLHIMTFVEAGTVAYKQGSIMASSDWFTITVNGKGSHGSQPWKAIDPIVTASQIIQGLQTIVSRQEDITKAPVVISVGSINSGNRPNIIPEKAVLTGTIRTLDNETRKDVFERIKRTAQSIAASQGATADVSVDEKTLVTFNDSLLVTRTLPALQAAAGKDNVKAINWITGSEDFSYFSTKAPAFFFFIGGSPKGTDLTKAPAHHTADFFIDESGFDVGVKAFCEIVFNYANSKKQ, translated from the coding sequence ATGAAGCAAGCAATCATTCTGTTCTTAATACTCCCCTCTTTTGCACATGCGCAAACAAATGAAGCAGCATTAAATGAAAATGTAAAAGCTATTATGCCAAAAGTGGTGGAATGGCGCAGATATTTTCACCAGAATCCAGAACTCTCTAACCGTGAATATAAGACAGGTGCATTTGTTGCAGATTATTTAAAATCATTAGGGCTTGAAGTAAAATATCCTGTTGCAAAAACAGGTGTTGTAGCTATATTAAAAGGTGGCAAACCCGGACCGGTCATAGCTTTGCGGGCAGACATGGACGCATTGCCTGTTACAGAAAGAAATAATCTTCCTTTTAAATCCGTTGTTACAGATACGTTCAATAATCAAACAGTGGGCGTAATGCATGCATGTGGTCATGACTCTCACATGGCAATGTTAATGGGGACTGCAACGGTGTTGAGCAAGATGAAAAAAGATATACAAGGCACTGTAGTGTTTTTATTTCAACCTGCAGAAGAAGGCGCACCTGCAGGTGAAGAAGCAGGCGCACCATTGATGGTGAAGGAAGGAGTATTAGACAATCCGAAAGTTGAAGCAGTATTCGGTTTGCATATCATGACCTTTGTTGAAGCGGGAACGGTTGCGTATAAACAAGGTTCAATAATGGCATCCTCAGATTGGTTCACGATTACGGTAAATGGAAAAGGAAGTCATGGTTCGCAGCCATGGAAAGCAATTGACCCAATTGTAACTGCCTCGCAAATAATACAAGGTTTGCAAACTATTGTAAGCAGGCAGGAAGATATTACCAAAGCGCCGGTTGTAATTAGCGTGGGCAGCATTAACAGCGGCAACCGGCCAAATATTATTCCTGAAAAAGCTGTGCTGACAGGCACCATTCGTACACTTGATAATGAAACAAGAAAAGATGTTTTTGAAAGAATAAAAAGAACAGCGCAATCAATTGCTGCAAGCCAGGGAGCAACTGCAGATGTGAGCGTTGATGAAAAAACATTGGTAACGTTTAATGATTCATTGCTTGTAACCCGCACGCTGCCTGCATTACAGGCTGCTGCAGGAAAAGATAACGTTAAAGCAATAAACTGGATAACAGGTTCTGAAGATTTTTCTTATTTCAGCACAAAAGCGCCTGCCTTCTTTTTCTTCATTGGTGGTTCACCAAAAGGAACTGATCTTACAAAAGCACCTGCGCATCACACAGCAGATTTTTTTATAGATGAAAGTGGTTTCGATGTTGGCGTAAAAGCTTTCTGCGAAATTGTTTTTAATTATGCAAATAGTAAAAAGCAGTAA
- a CDS encoding DUF1622 domain-containing protein has protein sequence MEEIAKEITINVSHAVEILAAVIIGIAVIKTLLNYFSLLKSSKISKEEIRVQFGSSVAVSLELLLGADVLATAVAPSWDDIGKLAAIAVLRTALNYFLEKELKHMHVKM, from the coding sequence ATGGAAGAAATTGCAAAAGAAATAACGATCAATGTAAGTCACGCTGTAGAAATTCTTGCAGCGGTAATTATTGGTATAGCTGTTATAAAAACATTACTCAATTATTTTTCGTTATTAAAATCTTCAAAGATCTCCAAAGAAGAAATTCGCGTGCAGTTTGGAAGCTCAGTGGCTGTATCTCTAGAATTGTTGCTTGGTGCAGACGTGCTTGCAACTGCGGTTGCGCCAAGCTGGGATGACATTGGCAAACTAGCTGCTATAGCGGTTTTGAGAACAGCATTAAATTATTTTTTAGAAAAGGAATTGAAACATATGCATGTAAAGATGTAG
- a CDS encoding GMC oxidoreductase: protein MNNHYDIIFIGTGSGGSTMAYKLAPSGKRILILERGGFIPKEKQNWDAHEVVTVGRYRPHEEWLDENDKPFKPFIHYNVGGNSKMYGAALFRFRESDFEQVQHYGGTSPEWPIKYDAYEPYYSIAEQLYSAHGKRGVDPTEPWATSEYPLPPLSYEPLIKELNEKLELLGLQPFPLPMGIKLPQDFTQTESPVMLENFDGFPDPTDSKADGHTMALRPALQHKNVTLITHAYVEKLDTDASGKRVNKVHANIHGEKIIFDADIVIVACGAVNSAALMLRSANEKHPDGLANSSGQVGRNLMLHHNGCLVAFLKDKINDCVFQKSLGIADFYHGAEDSDFPLGEIQLMGRNDEDTILWLAEKIYPAKSYDELKQMTLDFWLTSEDLPSPENRVQLTKEGQIKVYYKRNNYTAYERLKDKLKEVLAKVGKLDDRFADIRWAGYDLDVSGMSHQNGTMRFGTDPQTSVLDLNCRAHDVENLYVVDASFFVSCGAFNPSLTIAANALRVGDHILNDVLKINIAMEMETINR from the coding sequence ATGAACAATCATTACGACATAATCTTCATTGGCACAGGCAGCGGTGGCAGCACCATGGCTTATAAACTTGCACCAAGTGGAAAAAGAATATTGATACTGGAGCGTGGCGGATTTATTCCGAAAGAAAAACAGAATTGGGATGCACACGAAGTGGTTACCGTGGGTCGCTATCGTCCGCATGAAGAATGGCTGGATGAAAATGATAAACCATTTAAACCTTTTATTCATTACAATGTAGGCGGCAACAGCAAAATGTATGGCGCTGCACTGTTCCGTTTTCGTGAAAGTGATTTTGAACAGGTGCAGCATTATGGTGGCACATCGCCGGAGTGGCCAATAAAGTATGATGCGTATGAACCATACTACAGTATTGCGGAACAGTTGTACAGCGCGCATGGCAAACGCGGTGTTGACCCAACTGAGCCTTGGGCAACAAGTGAGTACCCGTTGCCGCCTCTTTCTTATGAACCATTAATAAAGGAGTTGAATGAAAAGCTTGAGCTGCTTGGGTTGCAGCCATTCCCGTTGCCAATGGGAATAAAATTGCCGCAGGATTTTACACAAACAGAATCTCCGGTAATGTTAGAAAATTTTGATGGCTTTCCTGATCCGACGGATAGTAAAGCTGATGGTCACACGATGGCATTAAGACCTGCACTTCAACATAAAAATGTTACACTTATTACACATGCATACGTTGAAAAATTAGATACAGATGCAAGCGGTAAACGTGTAAATAAAGTACATGCAAATATTCATGGAGAGAAAATAATTTTTGATGCAGACATTGTTATTGTTGCATGTGGCGCTGTTAATTCTGCAGCATTAATGTTGCGCAGTGCAAACGAAAAACATCCGGATGGTTTGGCAAATTCAAGTGGACAGGTTGGAAGAAATTTAATGCTGCATCACAATGGTTGTTTGGTTGCATTTCTTAAAGACAAAATAAATGATTGTGTGTTCCAGAAAAGTTTAGGCATTGCAGATTTTTATCATGGTGCAGAAGATAGTGATTTTCCGTTGGGAGAAATTCAATTGATGGGAAGAAATGATGAAGACACGATACTGTGGCTAGCAGAAAAAATTTATCCGGCTAAATCTTATGACGAATTAAAACAAATGACATTGGATTTCTGGTTAACATCAGAAGATCTTCCAAGCCCTGAAAACCGCGTGCAGCTTACAAAAGAAGGGCAAATAAAAGTCTATTACAAAAGGAACAACTACACAGCATACGAAAGGTTGAAAGATAAATTGAAAGAAGTACTTGCAAAAGTTGGAAAGCTTGATGATCGTTTTGCAGACATTCGGTGGGCAGGATATGATTTGGATGTAAGTGGCATGAGTCATCAGAATGGAACAATGCGTTTTGGGACTGATCCGCAAACTTCAGTGCTTGATTTGAATTGTCGTGCGCATGATGTAGAAAATCTATATGTTGTTGATGCAAGCTTTTTTGTTAGCTGCGGCGCATTCAATCCTTCGCTTACTATTGCGGCAAATGCATTGCGTGTTGGAGATCATATTCTGAATGATGTATTGAAAATAAATATAGCTATGGAAATGGAAACAATAAATAGGTAA
- a CDS encoding alpha/beta hydrolase family protein has product MNTQSLVLQVSPEIGNVSAEYILPENAVCIITLAHGAGAGMNHSFMLELANALAETGIATLRFNFPFMEKKKGPADRPPVAHKTIDAAITKAKELFPTLPLFAAGKSFGGRMSSQYLAEHSDVDVKGIIFYGFPLHPAGKPSIDRAEHLKYVKQPMLFLQGTKDELATWNLIEPLCNSLKRATLVKIEGADHSFKAGKKDVMSILVKETHNWVKKKMKK; this is encoded by the coding sequence ATGAATACACAATCATTAGTACTGCAGGTTTCACCTGAAATTGGAAATGTCTCTGCTGAATATATTCTTCCGGAAAATGCTGTTTGCATCATAACACTGGCACATGGTGCCGGCGCAGGCATGAATCATTCTTTTATGTTGGAACTGGCAAACGCACTGGCGGAAACAGGCATTGCAACATTGCGCTTTAATTTTCCTTTTATGGAAAAGAAAAAAGGTCCGGCAGATAGACCTCCTGTTGCGCATAAAACAATTGATGCTGCAATTACCAAAGCGAAAGAATTGTTTCCAACATTGCCGCTTTTTGCAGCAGGTAAATCTTTTGGTGGAAGAATGAGTTCTCAATATTTGGCTGAGCATAGTGACGTTGATGTGAAGGGAATTATTTTTTATGGCTTTCCATTGCATCCGGCCGGCAAGCCTTCTATAGATCGTGCAGAGCATTTGAAATATGTAAAACAACCGATGCTTTTTTTGCAAGGCACAAAAGATGAACTGGCAACCTGGAATTTGATTGAACCCCTTTGTAATTCGCTTAAACGTGCAACGTTGGTGAAGATCGAGGGAGCAGATCATTCTTTTAAAGCAGGTAAGAAAGATGTTATGTCAATATTGGTAAAAGAAACACATAACTGGGTAAAGAAAAAAATGAAGAAATAA
- a CDS encoding efflux RND transporter periplasmic adaptor subunit yields MNINRLILQLFFVIFFITSCNSKKEKIQPTVENISESVYASGIVKSKNQYQVFASVNGIIKKILVTEGDVVKKGNPLVIILNESTRLNADNARLAADYSALNANMDKLNELRVNLDLAKSKVANDSLLMVRQQSLWSQQIGTRIDLEQKELAYKNSKTAYEAATYRYNDLKKQLQFAASQSQKNVEISKSLEDDYIIKSDIDGKVYSVLKENGEMVTAQNPVAVIGSADEFITELQVDEYDIAKIRMGQKVLLSFDSYKGHIFEAAISKINPIMNERSRSFTVEATFVTKPAVLYPFLTTEANIVIQTKQKALTIPRNYLIDDSLVLTGNNEKRKVVTGLKDYQKVEILSGLSATDYILKPAQ; encoded by the coding sequence ATGAACATCAATAGGCTAATACTTCAATTATTTTTTGTTATTTTTTTTATAACGTCCTGTAACAGCAAAAAAGAAAAAATACAACCGACAGTAGAAAATATTTCAGAGTCTGTATATGCTTCCGGTATTGTAAAGAGTAAAAACCAGTACCAGGTTTTTGCATCAGTAAACGGCATCATAAAAAAAATATTGGTTACCGAAGGTGATGTTGTAAAGAAGGGAAACCCATTGGTTATTATACTTAATGAATCCACCAGGCTTAATGCAGATAACGCAAGGCTTGCAGCAGATTATTCAGCACTAAACGCCAATATGGATAAACTCAATGAATTAAGAGTAAACCTGGATCTTGCAAAATCAAAAGTGGCAAACGATTCACTATTGATGGTAAGACAGCAAAGCCTTTGGTCTCAGCAGATCGGCACAAGGATAGACCTTGAGCAAAAAGAACTGGCTTATAAAAATTCAAAGACTGCATATGAAGCAGCCACCTACCGGTACAATGATTTGAAAAAGCAACTACAATTCGCCGCTTCACAATCTCAGAAAAACGTGGAGATCAGTAAAAGCCTTGAAGATGATTATATCATAAAAAGTGATATCGATGGTAAAGTGTACAGTGTTTTAAAAGAGAATGGCGAAATGGTTACTGCACAAAACCCGGTTGCGGTAATAGGTTCTGCTGATGAATTTATTACAGAACTCCAGGTGGATGAATACGATATTGCCAAAATAAGAATGGGCCAAAAAGTATTGCTAAGTTTCGACAGTTATAAAGGCCATATTTTTGAGGCAGCTATTTCAAAAATAAACCCGATCATGAATGAGCGCTCAAGGTCTTTTACTGTTGAAGCAACTTTTGTTACAAAGCCTGCTGTATTATATCCCTTTCTTACAACAGAAGCAAATATTGTTATACAAACAAAACAAAAAGCATTAACTATTCCGCGTAATTACCTCATTGATGATTCGCTGGTACTAACAGGTAACAATGAAAAAAGAAAAGTTGTTACCGGTCTTAAAGATTATCAAAAAGTGGAAATACTGAGTGGCCTTTCTGCAACCGATTATATTCTTAAGCCAGCCCAATGA
- a CDS encoding ABC transporter permease, whose translation MNYKLIISIAKSLLLARWRQTLVAAIGVTFSITMFVTLLGFMNGLNDLLDGLILNRTPHVRLYNEIKPNKNQPVNMAAEFKNSYNFIQSIKSSSSRQEIYNSGSIMQTLQKDSRVVGFAPKITAQVFFNDGTIDITGVINGIDVQAETKLFSFNDYIIEGASIDLKNVSNSIILGKGLADKLLANIGDVIRITTSNGESFSLKVVGLYQSGIGDFDKVQSYASISTTQKLLGRPGTYVTDIQIRLNDITKAPSISKEYEQLFQCDAEDIQTANAQFETGSSVRTMISYAVGITLLIVAGFGIYNILNMMIYEKMDSIAILKATGFSGRSVNRIFIFIALSIGFFGGLAGLVFGFLLSSVIDQVPFETPALPIITTFPVNYSPVYYLIATSFSLITTYLAGYFPARKASKVDPVIIIRGK comes from the coding sequence ATGAATTACAAACTGATCATCAGCATTGCTAAATCTCTTCTGCTGGCAAGGTGGAGACAGACTCTTGTTGCTGCTATCGGTGTTACTTTCAGCATTACCATGTTTGTAACATTGTTAGGTTTCATGAACGGTCTTAATGATCTGCTGGATGGCCTTATTTTAAACCGTACACCGCATGTAAGGTTATACAATGAAATTAAGCCCAATAAAAACCAGCCCGTAAACATGGCTGCAGAATTTAAAAACAGTTACAACTTTATTCAGTCAATAAAATCAAGCAGCAGCAGGCAGGAGATCTATAACAGTGGTTCCATAATGCAAACATTACAGAAAGATAGCAGGGTAGTGGGATTTGCACCTAAAATAACTGCACAGGTATTTTTCAACGATGGAACTATTGATATCACCGGTGTTATTAATGGTATTGATGTGCAGGCTGAAACTAAATTATTTTCTTTCAATGATTATATAATTGAAGGTGCTTCCATTGATTTGAAAAATGTTTCCAACAGTATTATCCTCGGCAAAGGGCTTGCTGATAAATTGCTGGCAAATATTGGTGATGTAATCCGGATTACTACTTCTAACGGCGAAAGTTTCTCTTTAAAAGTGGTGGGTCTTTATCAGTCAGGTATTGGTGACTTTGATAAAGTACAGAGTTATGCCTCTATAAGTACAACACAGAAACTGCTTGGCAGGCCAGGCACCTACGTTACCGATATTCAGATCAGGTTAAATGATATTACAAAAGCGCCTTCCATTTCAAAAGAATATGAGCAATTGTTTCAATGCGATGCAGAAGATATACAAACAGCCAATGCACAATTTGAAACAGGCAGCTCCGTCAGAACAATGATTTCTTATGCAGTTGGTATTACATTACTCATTGTGGCAGGCTTCGGAATCTACAATATTCTAAACATGATGATCTATGAAAAAATGGATTCCATTGCTATATTAAAAGCAACTGGTTTTTCAGGCAGGTCTGTTAACCGCATATTCATTTTTATTGCATTAAGTATTGGTTTTTTTGGCGGGCTTGCTGGCCTTGTTTTCGGCTTTCTTTTGTCATCCGTTATTGACCAGGTTCCGTTCGAAACACCTGCGCTACCTATCATCACAACATTCCCCGTTAATTACAGCCCTGTATATTACCTTATTGCCACTTCATTTTCTTTGATCACTACTTATCTCGCAGGTTATTTCCCTGCAAGAAAAGCGAGTAAAGTAGATCCTGTAATCATCATAAGAGGAAAATAA
- a CDS encoding ABC transporter ATP-binding protein — protein MSEIILEARHINKYFHDPVTIKVLSDITFSINKGEFVSVTGKSGCGKSTLLYILSTMDTDYEGELLIDNEIMTNKKEAQLARIRNEKIGFVFQFHYLLKEFTVLKNVMLPALNLNRFSEQQVEEKAMQHLKILGIEHLALKHANKLSGGEKQRVAIARALINDPLIIMGDEPTGNLDKKNGEIVFNIFKQLAEEFNQTLFIVTHDQDFAAHTHRIIEMEDGKIISK, from the coding sequence ATGAGCGAAATAATACTTGAAGCAAGGCATATCAATAAATACTTTCATGACCCAGTAACCATAAAGGTGCTAAGCGACATAACTTTCTCTATTAATAAAGGTGAATTTGTTTCAGTCACAGGAAAATCTGGTTGTGGTAAGTCTACGCTGCTTTATATTCTCTCTACCATGGACACAGATTACGAAGGAGAGCTGCTTATTGATAATGAAATTATGACCAATAAAAAAGAAGCGCAGCTTGCCCGTATCAGAAATGAAAAAATCGGATTTGTTTTCCAGTTTCATTATTTGCTGAAAGAATTTACAGTGCTCAAAAACGTAATGTTACCAGCATTAAACTTAAATAGGTTTTCTGAGCAGCAGGTAGAGGAAAAAGCAATGCAGCACCTGAAAATATTAGGTATTGAGCATCTTGCCTTAAAACATGCAAACAAATTATCCGGCGGCGAAAAACAGCGTGTTGCCATAGCACGTGCCCTTATCAACGATCCACTTATTATTATGGGAGACGAACCTACCGGCAACCTCGATAAAAAAAATGGTGAGATCGTTTTTAATATTTTTAAGCAACTGGCAGAAGAGTTCAATCAAACATTATTTATTGTAACACATGATCAGGATTTTGCTGCACATACCCACCGTATCATTGAAATGGAAGATGGGAAAATCATCAGCAAATGA
- a CDS encoding PAS domain-containing sensor histidine kinase, which produces MAKNPENSQINFNRYGILVADHVSAMLAYWDKNLVCRFANAAYMDWFGKTRDEMVDKMTLSELLGPLYEKNLPYILGALEGNIQTFEREIPVPAGGTRHAIANYFPDILNGEVKGFVVHVVDITSLKLLEKELLQSNKIISEQNKRLLNFANIVSHNLRSYAYNLESILYLFTNAQSIEEKNEAFDYLKNISKRFSSTIDHLNELVDLRHLSDLKLERINLHEYIEKAIVILAIQIKSTNATILNNVSADIMLSANPAYIESILLNFLSNAIKYRSPYRDPVIEFSSAIKGDELLLKIKDNGLGINLEKYSNDLFCIYKTFHGNPDAKGVGLFITKFQVESMGGRIEVESKETKGTTFTIYLKL; this is translated from the coding sequence ATGGCAAAGAACCCGGAAAATTCACAGATCAATTTTAACAGATACGGAATTTTGGTGGCAGACCATGTTTCCGCAATGTTGGCATACTGGGATAAAAACCTGGTTTGCCGGTTTGCCAACGCAGCTTATATGGATTGGTTTGGAAAAACCAGGGATGAAATGGTTGATAAAATGACCCTTAGCGAATTGCTTGGTCCACTTTACGAAAAGAATCTACCATACATTTTAGGGGCACTGGAAGGTAATATTCAAACATTCGAACGTGAAATACCGGTTCCAGCAGGGGGAACAAGGCATGCTATTGCAAATTATTTTCCTGATATACTGAATGGTGAAGTGAAGGGCTTTGTTGTGCATGTTGTAGATATTACTTCACTGAAATTGCTGGAAAAAGAGTTACTACAATCAAACAAAATAATAAGTGAACAAAATAAACGGCTTTTGAATTTTGCCAATATCGTTTCTCATAACCTTAGGTCTTACGCATATAATCTGGAATCAATATTATACCTGTTTACAAATGCCCAATCAATTGAGGAGAAAAATGAAGCATTTGATTATTTGAAGAATATTTCAAAAAGATTTAGCTCTACTATCGATCATTTAAATGAACTTGTAGATCTACGGCATTTGAGTGATCTGAAGTTAGAACGCATCAATTTACATGAGTATATAGAAAAGGCCATTGTAATACTCGCCATTCAAATCAAATCTACTAATGCAACTATCTTAAATAATGTAAGTGCCGATATAATGCTATCAGCAAATCCTGCTTACATCGAAAGTATTCTTTTAAATTTTTTAAGTAACGCAATAAAATACAGGTCTCCTTACAGAGACCCGGTCATTGAATTTTCCAGTGCAATCAAAGGAGATGAATTATTATTAAAGATAAAAGATAACGGGCTGGGTATTAATTTAGAAAAATACAGTAATGACCTCTTTTGTATTTATAAAACATTTCACGGAAATCCTGATGCAAAAGGTGTTGGGTTATTTATTACAAAATTCCAGGTAGAATCTATGGGTGGACGAATTGAAGTAGAAAGCAAAGAAACAAAGGGCACAACGTTTACTATCTATTTAAAGCTATAA
- a CDS encoding alpha/beta hydrolase yields MPGSNHIAPTGTLADAGGHKLHLNIQGNGSPCVIFENGSGDFSFIWSLVQPAIAEITKTVSYDRAGYAWSEPGPTPRTSKQICFELHTALINAGIHPPYILVGQSFGGFLVRNFARYYPKEVAGMVLVEAIQEDQKIFMGSDKPMRIRDFAKGRVAPATQTFFTAPPDTSTATVTLNTEIDPLFNKFPDSIQKMQVWAQSQPHFIPTVQAEMDWSPEDVADMYTHTGQPDYMLGNMPLIVLTRGKGGFDGRADSLQLEKERLESQEALTHLSANSKHIIDMNSGHNIHVEDPAAVIAAIQEVFMAVTKHTALN; encoded by the coding sequence ATGCCTGGCAGTAATCATATTGCTCCAACAGGAACATTAGCTGATGCAGGCGGTCATAAACTTCATTTAAACATACAGGGCAACGGTTCTCCATGTGTAATATTTGAAAACGGCAGCGGCGATTTTTCTTTTATCTGGAGCCTTGTGCAACCGGCTATTGCGGAGATCACAAAAACAGTTTCTTATGACAGGGCAGGCTATGCATGGAGTGAGCCCGGACCAACACCAAGAACAAGCAAACAAATTTGTTTCGAACTGCATACAGCATTAATAAACGCAGGCATACATCCACCATATATTTTGGTAGGACAATCATTCGGAGGTTTCCTTGTTCGCAATTTTGCAAGATATTATCCCAAAGAAGTAGCGGGAATGGTTTTAGTAGAAGCCATCCAGGAAGATCAAAAAATTTTTATGGGTAGCGATAAGCCCATGCGTATTCGTGATTTTGCAAAAGGCAGAGTTGCTCCTGCAACGCAAACTTTTTTTACCGCTCCTCCTGATACATCAACTGCAACAGTAACGCTGAATACCGAAATCGATCCGCTGTTTAATAAATTTCCTGACAGTATTCAGAAGATGCAGGTATGGGCTCAATCGCAGCCGCATTTTATACCAACTGTACAGGCTGAAATGGATTGGTCGCCGGAAGATGTTGCAGATATGTACACGCACACAGGCCAGCCTGATTATATGCTTGGTAATATGCCATTGATCGTGCTTACACGCGGCAAAGGTGGATTTGATGGAAGAGCAGATTCTTTACAACTTGAAAAAGAAAGATTAGAATCGCAGGAAGCTTTAACGCATTTGTCTGCAAACAGTAAACATATAATTGATATGAACAGCGGACATAACATACATGTTGAAGATCCCGCCGCAGTTATTGCTGCTATCCAGGAAGTTTTTATGGCTGTTACAAAACATACAGCACTTAACTAA